The genomic interval AATAATTTTCTTTTGTGATACGTTTAATTGATATCAACATATAATCCACCTTTTTGTCACTCCATGTCGATTAGATATATTAATTTAATTCGACATTTTTTGTTTTAATTTTTTAACTATTTTATTTTACATAAATCTATTATATAATCTATATAAAGAATATTCATGGAGGTATTTTAATGAACAAAATATTATTAACTGGATTCGAACCTTTTGATGGAGAGAACATTAATCCCTCATGGGAATTAGTCAAATCATTTAATCACCAAATAATTAAAAATTATGAGATCATCACAATTCAAATCCCTACTGTTTTTTATGAATCAAAAGAAGTATTAAAAAAAGCTATTAAAGAATATGAACCAAGCATCATCATCTCATTAGGACAAGCTGGTGGTAGTAATAGTATTCGTTTAGAAAGAATTGCGGTGAATTTAAATGATGCTACAATACCTGATAATAAAGGAAATCAACCAATAGATGAAACAATCATATTAGATGGGCCTAATGCTTATTTTACAAAATTACCTGTTAGAAAATTATTAAATGCATTAAATAAAGAAGATATTCCTACATCATTATCACTATCAGCAGGTGCTTATGTATGTAACCATTTATTTTATCATCTCTTAAATACAATAGATAGTAGACGTTCAATCGGTGGGTTTATACATATCCCTTATATAGATAGTCAGGTAACAAATAAGAAAAATACGTTCTCACTAAGTCTTCAAACACTTCAAAAGGCTTTAACTATTATATTAGAAACGACTATTAATACACTTGATTAGAATTACTTGATAATGACTGTAATAACTGGATAATATTTTTCTCCATCTGTCTATTATGAAGCTTTTCTAGTTCTTCTTTTGCCCAACTAGGAAAGTTTTCACCCTTATAAGCTACATATAAAGAAAATAAAGGAGAAAAGACTTCATCAATATCTTTTTCAATTGGATTATACTCTGTATAATGTTTTAAAAATATTTCTTTAGCATCCCCTTCTAAGGATACAGATACATTTCTTATATCACTATACTTAAATCCTTTTCCTAAAAAATTATAATCATACATAATTACTTCTTCTTCAT from Mycoplasmatota bacterium carries:
- the pcp gene encoding pyroglutamyl-peptidase I; this translates as MNKILLTGFEPFDGENINPSWELVKSFNHQIIKNYEIITIQIPTVFYESKEVLKKAIKEYEPSIIISLGQAGGSNSIRLERIAVNLNDATIPDNKGNQPIDETIILDGPNAYFTKLPVRKLLNALNKEDIPTSLSLSAGAYVCNHLFYHLLNTIDSRRSIGGFIHIPYIDSQVTNKKNTFSLSLQTLQKALTIILETTINTLD